One genomic region from Yersinia canariae encodes:
- the ybeD gene encoding DUF493 family protein YbeD — MKTKLNELLEFPCSFTYKVMGIAEPQLVNQVVEVVQRHAPGDYTPQVKPSSKGNYHSVSITITATHIDQVETLYEELGNLELVRMVL; from the coding sequence ATGAAAACTAAACTGAACGAACTGCTTGAGTTCCCTTGTTCCTTTACCTACAAGGTAATGGGCATTGCAGAACCTCAGCTGGTTAACCAGGTGGTTGAAGTGGTACAGCGCCATGCTCCGGGCGATTATACCCCACAGGTAAAACCGAGCAGCAAAGGCAATTATCACTCTGTTTCCATCACTATCACCGCGACCCATATTGATCAGGTGGAAACGCTGTATGAAGAATTAGGCAACCTTGAATTGGTCAGAATGGTGTTGTAA
- the lipB gene encoding lipoyl(octanoyl) transferase LipB translates to MMPRLQQHKIILRQLGLQPYAPVSQAMHNFTEFRTDTSADEIWLVEHQKVFTQGQAGKAEHVLMPGDIPVIQSDRGGQVTYHGPGQQVMYVMIDLKRAKLGVRQLVTAIENTVIETLDHFSIQSQARPDAPGVYVGQQKICSLGLRIRRGCSFHGLALNVAMDLEPFQRINPCGYAGMQMTQVSALKTGVTLADVQPILVREFIRELGYPQAEQQPWLLSDYVSSDIL, encoded by the coding sequence ATGATGCCTCGCTTGCAACAACACAAGATCATTTTACGTCAGCTAGGGTTACAACCCTATGCCCCCGTATCTCAAGCCATGCATAATTTCACTGAGTTTCGTACTGATACCAGCGCGGATGAAATCTGGCTGGTTGAACATCAGAAAGTCTTTACTCAGGGTCAGGCTGGAAAAGCCGAACATGTTCTTATGCCAGGTGACATTCCCGTTATCCAAAGTGACCGTGGCGGTCAGGTCACCTACCATGGCCCTGGCCAGCAAGTCATGTATGTCATGATTGATCTCAAACGTGCCAAGTTGGGTGTACGACAGTTAGTTACCGCCATTGAGAACACAGTGATTGAGACGCTCGACCATTTTAGCATCCAATCCCAGGCCCGCCCGGATGCTCCCGGCGTGTATGTCGGCCAACAGAAGATTTGCTCATTAGGCTTGCGCATTCGTCGAGGCTGTTCATTTCACGGCCTAGCATTAAATGTTGCCATGGATTTGGAACCCTTCCAGCGAATTAATCCATGTGGTTATGCTGGAATGCAAATGACCCAAGTCAGTGCGCTAAAAACGGGCGTCACTCTTGCCGATGTCCAGCCAATATTAGTACGCGAGTTCATCCGTGAATTGGGCTATCCACAGGCAGAACAGCAACCGTGGTTATTATCAGATTATGTATCATCAGACATATTGTAA
- the lipA gene encoding lipoyl synthase, producing the protein MSKPIQMERGVKYRDADKMALIPIKTVVTERQELLRKPEWMKIKLPADSSRIQGIKAAMRKNGLHSVCEEASCPNLSECFNHGTATFMILGAICTRRCPFCDVAHGRPVTPDANEPEKLAQTIKDMGLRYVVITSVDRDDLRDGGAQHFADCISAIRAKNPTIKIETLVPDFRGRMDRALDILTVTPPDVFNHNLENVPRVYRQVRPGANYEWSLKLLERFKEAHPDIPTKSGLMVGLGETNAEIVEVMHDLRRHGVTMLTLGQYLQPSRHHLPVQRYVSPAEFDEMKAEAMAMGFTHAACGPFVRSSYHADLQAKGLEVK; encoded by the coding sequence ATGAGCAAACCGATTCAGATGGAACGCGGCGTCAAATACCGCGACGCAGATAAAATGGCGTTAATCCCGATTAAAACCGTGGTTACCGAACGCCAAGAGCTGCTACGTAAACCCGAGTGGATGAAAATCAAGCTCCCCGCTGACTCCAGCCGCATTCAGGGTATTAAGGCTGCAATGCGTAAAAACGGTCTGCATTCGGTTTGCGAAGAGGCGTCCTGCCCTAACCTGTCGGAGTGCTTTAATCACGGAACCGCGACCTTTATGATCCTCGGCGCGATTTGTACCCGCCGTTGCCCATTTTGTGACGTTGCCCATGGCCGCCCAGTGACACCGGATGCTAATGAGCCAGAAAAACTGGCCCAGACGATTAAAGATATGGGTCTGCGTTACGTGGTTATCACCTCGGTTGACCGGGATGATTTACGTGACGGGGGTGCTCAGCATTTTGCAGATTGCATCTCAGCGATTCGGGCCAAGAACCCAACAATTAAAATTGAAACATTAGTGCCTGATTTCCGTGGCCGTATGGATCGCGCATTAGATATTTTAACGGTCACGCCACCGGATGTGTTTAACCACAATCTGGAAAACGTTCCTCGGGTATATCGCCAAGTTCGCCCGGGTGCTAACTATGAATGGTCGCTTAAATTATTGGAGCGCTTTAAAGAAGCCCATCCCGATATTCCGACCAAGTCTGGTTTAATGGTGGGATTGGGTGAGACCAATGCCGAAATTGTGGAGGTTATGCACGACTTACGTCGCCACGGTGTCACAATGCTTACTCTAGGGCAGTATTTGCAACCTAGCCGTCACCATTTACCTGTACAGCGTTATGTCAGCCCTGCGGAGTTTGATGAGATGAAAGCGGAGGCTATGGCAATGGGCTTTACACATGCGGCTTGCGGCCCATTTGTGCGTTCTTCTTACCATGCCGATCTGCAAGCAAAAGGGTTGGAAGTAAAGTAA
- the tatA gene encoding Sec-independent protein translocase subunit TatA, with amino-acid sequence MEGISITKLLVVGILIVLLFGTSKLRTLGADLGAALKGFKKAMGNDDAPAATTTAESKTATDVKPPIEHKD; translated from the coding sequence ATGGAAGGTATCAGTATTACCAAATTGCTGGTAGTAGGCATATTGATTGTGTTGTTGTTTGGTACCAGTAAACTGCGCACGCTGGGTGCAGATTTAGGTGCTGCCCTGAAAGGCTTTAAAAAGGCTATGGGCAATGATGATGCTCCCGCAGCCACTACAACAGCTGAATCTAAAACGGCAACAGATGTTAAGCCCCCAATCGAACATAAAGACTGA
- a CDS encoding diguanylate cyclase, producing the protein MPYSSRINTRRSGLSFAKKTYLPRVLGLGVGMFCVGSVLYTQNAPLWLWSMLALNGLVWPHIAYLLALRSEQPFEQEIINMKIDSALGGIWVAIMSFNALPSVVILSMMSMNNIASGGKNIFCKGLALQIACSLLTAWIFNLPFKPETSPLQVYACLPMIIIYPSLLGLVTYRTAKRLAENKEELLRISVRDGLTGLYNRRHWEHQLHNQFDSCRRYQHGATLILLDIDNFKSINDTFGHAVGDEAITVLAEELLLGLRAIDIVGRYGGDEFGAILPNTTAEQTREVLTRIQERLADLIFTQAPSLQLRVSAGIADYRHDMINYQQWLKAADSALYLAKDNGRNRIELAS; encoded by the coding sequence TTGCCTTATTCAAGTAGAATAAATACCCGCCGGTCTGGGTTAAGTTTTGCTAAAAAGACTTATTTACCCCGCGTACTTGGCCTGGGTGTTGGTATGTTTTGTGTAGGTTCAGTGCTCTACACACAGAATGCCCCACTGTGGCTATGGTCGATGCTCGCTTTGAATGGATTAGTATGGCCACATATTGCTTACCTGCTGGCATTACGCTCTGAACAACCCTTCGAGCAAGAAATCATAAATATGAAAATAGACTCAGCACTGGGGGGTATCTGGGTCGCAATCATGTCATTCAATGCTTTGCCATCTGTCGTTATTCTCTCAATGATGAGTATGAACAATATAGCTTCGGGCGGGAAAAACATTTTTTGCAAAGGTCTGGCCTTGCAGATCGCCTGTAGCTTACTCACCGCATGGATATTTAATTTACCCTTTAAACCTGAAACCTCGCCGTTGCAGGTATATGCCTGCCTACCCATGATAATTATCTACCCTTCCCTACTTGGACTAGTGACCTATCGAACCGCAAAACGTCTGGCCGAAAATAAAGAAGAGTTATTGCGTATAAGTGTTAGAGATGGCTTAACAGGGCTATATAACCGCAGACATTGGGAACATCAACTGCATAACCAGTTTGATAGCTGTCGACGCTATCAACATGGCGCTACGCTAATTTTACTTGATATTGATAACTTCAAATCTATTAATGATACCTTTGGCCACGCAGTCGGTGACGAAGCTATTACCGTTCTTGCCGAAGAATTACTGCTGGGGCTACGAGCTATCGATATTGTGGGTCGTTATGGCGGAGATGAGTTCGGTGCTATTTTGCCTAATACTACTGCCGAACAAACGCGAGAAGTATTAACCCGAATCCAAGAAAGGCTGGCCGACTTAATTTTTACCCAAGCACCGTCCTTGCAACTTAGAGTCAGTGCCGGCATCGCCGATTACCGGCACGATATGATTAACTATCAGCAATGGCTAAAAGCTGCTGATTCAGCGCTATATTTGGCCAAAGACAATGGGCGTAACCGCATTGAACTGGCAAGCTAA
- the crcB gene encoding fluoride efflux transporter CrcB: protein MFNTLLAVFIGGGVGSVARWLVSMKLNSFSPNIPVGTLIVNLVGAFIIGLTLALFTRITHIDPVWKLLITTGFCGGLTTFSTFSVEVVYLLQDGKLAWAAGTIALNLAGSLAMTLLAFMLVNYFAGK, encoded by the coding sequence ATGTTTAACACATTACTTGCAGTATTTATTGGTGGTGGCGTGGGCAGTGTCGCCCGTTGGTTAGTCAGCATGAAGCTAAACAGTTTCTCTCCCAATATTCCGGTGGGAACACTTATCGTCAATTTGGTCGGGGCTTTTATTATTGGCCTGACATTAGCGCTATTTACCCGAATTACACATATTGATCCCGTCTGGAAGTTACTGATTACCACAGGTTTTTGTGGCGGACTGACCACATTCTCAACTTTCTCGGTTGAAGTCGTCTATTTACTTCAGGATGGGAAATTGGCGTGGGCGGCGGGCACAATTGCACTTAATCTGGCCGGCTCATTGGCAATGACTCTGCTGGCTTTCATGCTGGTTAATTACTTTGCTGGCAAATAA